The following coding sequences are from one Nonlabens arenilitoris window:
- a CDS encoding alpha/beta hydrolase, translating into MKTFTNLSLRHVIRPANKENAPLLLLLHGYGSNEEDLFSFSPEISDDFFIISARAPYNMVPQGAAWYAINFDATGGKFSDVKQAKESMSLLLKFIEELKAHYPISKGKINILGFSQGAILSYALSLSHPSLFDKVVCMSGYLNEEMIDEPDALESRFRESEKQPTYFISHGTVDQVVPYAWAKLAPDFLRKLNIDHVFKDYPIGHGVARDNFYDMKEWLERDL; encoded by the coding sequence ATGAAAACTTTTACAAACTTATCTCTTAGGCATGTCATAAGGCCTGCAAATAAAGAAAATGCACCTCTACTTTTACTCTTACATGGGTATGGTAGTAATGAAGAAGATTTGTTTTCTTTTTCTCCAGAAATCTCTGATGACTTTTTTATAATATCTGCTCGAGCGCCTTATAATATGGTGCCGCAAGGTGCCGCATGGTATGCCATCAACTTTGACGCGACTGGTGGTAAGTTTAGTGATGTAAAACAGGCAAAAGAAAGTATGAGCTTGTTACTGAAATTTATAGAAGAATTAAAAGCGCACTACCCTATTTCCAAGGGTAAAATTAATATACTAGGTTTTAGCCAAGGTGCCATTCTTTCTTATGCATTATCACTTTCTCATCCATCACTTTTTGATAAAGTAGTCTGTATGAGTGGTTACTTAAATGAGGAAATGATAGATGAACCAGATGCTCTTGAATCTCGCTTTCGCGAAAGCGAAAAACAACCAACCTATTTTATTTCTCACGGTACAGTAGATCAGGTCGTTCCTTATGCATGGGCAAAACTGGCTCCAGATTTTTTGAGGAAATTAAACATTGACCATGTGTTTAAAGACTATCCTATAGGACACGGCGTGGCTAGAGATAATTTTTATGACATGAAAGAATGGTTAGAAAGAGATCTTTAA
- a CDS encoding MBL fold metallo-hydrolase encodes MKITILGTGTSQGIPVIGSDHPVCKSTDSRDKRLRVSAMIEHQGKRLVIDCGPDFRQQMLRHNVSHLDGVLFTHEHADHTAGLDDLRPFFFRQGEINCYMTSRVHLALQERFSYMFATVNKYPGVADLTVHEFKNDSFDVSGITVTPVLADHGFIPVHGFKINNFAYMTDVKTITDVEKQKLKNLDVLVLNMLREQEHYTHLNLKEALELVRELQPQRTYFTHISHHLGFHEEVEKNLPEGVFLAYDNLEINL; translated from the coding sequence GTGAAAATCACCATTTTAGGAACAGGAACTTCTCAAGGCATTCCTGTTATAGGAAGTGACCATCCCGTTTGTAAAAGTACTGACTCTCGTGATAAAAGATTGCGAGTAAGTGCTATGATAGAACATCAAGGTAAAAGACTTGTTATCGATTGCGGTCCAGATTTTAGACAGCAAATGTTACGACATAATGTGAGCCATTTAGATGGTGTTCTTTTTACACACGAGCATGCAGATCATACAGCTGGACTAGATGATTTACGTCCTTTCTTTTTTAGACAAGGCGAGATTAATTGTTATATGACATCTCGTGTACACCTAGCCTTGCAAGAACGATTTAGTTACATGTTTGCAACCGTTAATAAATATCCTGGCGTGGCAGATCTTACCGTCCACGAGTTTAAAAATGATAGTTTTGATGTGTCAGGTATTACAGTCACACCTGTGCTTGCAGACCATGGCTTTATTCCAGTACACGGTTTTAAGATCAATAATTTTGCTTACATGACAGATGTGAAAACAATAACTGATGTTGAAAAACAAAAATTGAAAAATCTTGATGTACTCGTTCTAAATATGTTGCGAGAGCAAGAGCATTATACCCATCTTAATTTAAAAGAAGCCCTTGAATTAGTAAGGGAATTACAACCACAGCGTACTTATTTTACACATATCAGTCATCACCTAGGATTCCATGAAGAGGTAGAGAAAAACCTTCCAGAAGGAGTCTTTTTAGCCTATGATAATTTAGAAATTAACTTATAA